The Roseiconus lacunae genome has a segment encoding these proteins:
- a CDS encoding class II fumarate hydratase — MTDYRTEHDSMGDVKVPSSAYYGAQTQRAVDNFPISGWRLPDAMIRAMGMVKHACGVANRDLGKLTGSGKNPLTDSQVDAMLAAAEEVIDGTLTEHFPIDVFQTGSGTSSNMNVNEVISNRAIEIIGGDWTKTEKSIHPNDHVNMGQSTNDTFPTAIHVATAVQIQNALLPSLKKLHAVLSEKAAAWDKVMKIGRTHLMDATPLRLGQEFGGFARQVELSIRRAEIARDSVLELPVGGTAVGSGINTHPEFGSRVAKALAVRTGIAFLEAVNHFEANAQRDALVQSHGELKTIAQTLFNLSNNIRWLGSGPRCGFYEVKLPSRQPGSSIMPGKVNPVMCESMMQLTARVIGNDSVITVSGAAGGNFQLNIMMPVMAHTVLESILLLSQGTDAFVEFCAAEMEANEEACNAAVEQSLSMCTSLNPLIGYEMAAKLAKEAFASGQTIRELCLEKNILPEAELTEALDPWKMTEPQG, encoded by the coding sequence ATGACGGACTATCGAACAGAACACGACTCGATGGGAGACGTAAAGGTTCCATCGAGTGCTTACTATGGTGCGCAAACACAGCGTGCCGTCGACAACTTTCCCATCAGTGGATGGCGACTGCCCGATGCCATGATTCGTGCCATGGGCATGGTCAAGCACGCTTGCGGCGTTGCCAATCGAGACCTTGGGAAACTGACCGGCAGCGGGAAAAACCCGCTGACCGATTCGCAAGTCGATGCCATGCTGGCCGCAGCCGAAGAAGTGATCGATGGAACGCTCACCGAGCATTTTCCGATCGATGTCTTTCAAACCGGTAGTGGTACCAGCAGCAATATGAACGTCAACGAGGTGATCAGCAATCGAGCGATTGAGATCATCGGCGGTGACTGGACAAAAACCGAAAAGTCGATTCACCCCAATGACCATGTCAACATGGGGCAAAGTACCAACGACACATTTCCAACGGCGATCCACGTCGCCACCGCAGTGCAGATTCAAAACGCACTGCTTCCGTCCTTAAAGAAATTACACGCCGTGCTGAGTGAGAAAGCGGCGGCGTGGGACAAAGTCATGAAGATCGGCCGCACCCACTTGATGGACGCGACGCCACTTCGACTGGGGCAAGAGTTCGGTGGATTTGCCCGTCAAGTCGAACTCTCGATCAGACGTGCCGAAATCGCGCGTGACTCAGTGCTAGAACTCCCGGTCGGTGGGACCGCAGTTGGGAGCGGAATCAATACGCATCCCGAATTTGGATCGCGAGTTGCCAAGGCATTGGCTGTTCGCACCGGCATTGCGTTTCTGGAAGCGGTCAATCATTTTGAAGCTAACGCACAGCGAGACGCACTTGTTCAATCGCATGGCGAATTGAAAACTATCGCGCAAACCTTGTTCAACCTATCCAACAACATTCGTTGGCTGGGAAGCGGGCCTCGATGCGGGTTCTATGAAGTCAAGCTACCGTCGCGCCAGCCTGGTAGTTCGATTATGCCGGGCAAGGTCAACCCGGTGATGTGTGAATCGATGATGCAATTGACCGCCCGTGTGATCGGCAATGACTCGGTTATCACGGTCAGCGGCGCCGCCGGTGGGAATTTTCAGCTCAACATCATGATGCCGGTCATGGCCCACACCGTGCTTGAATCGATCCTCCTGCTTTCGCAGGGAACCGACGCCTTCGTTGAATTCTGCGCCGCGGAAATGGAAGCGAACGAAGAAGCATGCAACGCGGCCGTCGAACAAAGTTTGTCGATGTGCACCAGCTTGAATCCGCTGATCGGATACGAGATGGCGGCGAAACTTGCCAAAGAGGCGTTCGCGAGTGGCCAAACTATCCGCGAACTCTGTTTGGAAAAGAACATCCTGCCAGAGGCCGAGTTAACCGAAGCACTTGACCCTTGGAAGATGACAGAACCACAGGGTTAA
- a CDS encoding family 16 glycoside hydrolase: protein MKTIVVLSLTLVACNLVSNLRAEEFDTLLFSDEFESESLDRRWGSWKSESMIRDGVLVGITPKDADHPSVNSIDFEPQSDLEISVSFRFQGSPSLSVMIRDLDYKGSHAGHICHVAIKPNSVTLYDGKTGLFRKDIRDKRKAGQKLDAKTKALVKRKTSRNSVKLDQDAWHDLVIRISGDVMEVFVDGEKTGRLRSEGIAHATKSNMNLTTVEREVLYDHFALRAR, encoded by the coding sequence ATGAAAACTATTGTCGTACTTTCGTTGACGTTAGTCGCCTGCAATCTTGTTTCGAACCTTCGTGCGGAGGAGTTCGATACGCTGCTGTTTAGCGATGAATTCGAATCCGAGTCACTTGATCGACGATGGGGAAGTTGGAAAAGCGAGTCGATGATTCGCGATGGCGTCCTTGTTGGGATTACGCCCAAGGATGCCGATCATCCTTCGGTGAACTCCATCGACTTTGAGCCCCAGTCCGATCTTGAGATTTCAGTGTCTTTTCGTTTTCAAGGATCACCCAGTCTGTCGGTCATGATCCGTGACCTCGATTACAAAGGATCTCACGCGGGCCACATCTGCCATGTGGCCATCAAGCCCAACTCAGTGACGCTCTACGACGGGAAGACAGGGCTGTTTCGCAAAGACATTCGCGATAAACGCAAAGCAGGACAAAAGCTAGATGCGAAGACCAAGGCGTTGGTTAAACGCAAGACGTCACGCAATTCGGTCAAGCTGGATCAAGATGCTTGGCACGATCTTGTCATCCGGATCAGCGGTGATGTGATGGAAGTGTTTGTCGATGGCGAAAAAACGGGCCGCCTGCGGTCCGAAGGCATCGCCCATGCCACGAAATCGAATATGAATCTAACGACGGTCGAACGTGAGGTTCTTTACGACCACTTTGCTTTACGAGCGAGATAA
- a CDS encoding globin family protein → MTPEKIALVQSSWEKVKPISEQAAELFYGRLFELDPSLKVLFKGDMKEQGKKLMATLNLAVVSLTKLEDILPAVKDLGRRHVQYGVPDESYRTVGEALLWTLGKGLGDDFTPEVEAAWTETYVTLSTVMLEAAHEGDQPVSVAG, encoded by the coding sequence ATGACTCCTGAAAAAATCGCTCTCGTTCAGTCTAGCTGGGAAAAGGTAAAACCAATTTCCGAGCAAGCTGCCGAACTGTTCTATGGCAGACTCTTTGAACTTGACCCTTCGCTCAAGGTCCTATTCAAAGGCGATATGAAGGAACAGGGCAAGAAACTGATGGCAACATTAAATCTTGCCGTCGTCTCATTGACCAAGCTTGAAGATATCCTTCCTGCGGTAAAAGATTTAGGACGGCGACATGTGCAATATGGCGTACCGGACGAAAGCTACCGAACAGTCGGTGAGGCACTTCTCTGGACATTGGGGAAAGGCTTGGGGGATGACTTTACGCCCGAAGTCGAAGCCGCATGGACTGAAACCTATGTGACACTAAGTACTGTCATGCTCGAAGCAGCTCATGAAGGCGATCAACCGGTATCTGTGGCTGGTTAA